One Algibacter sp. L3A6 genomic region harbors:
- a CDS encoding DUF1552 domain-containing protein — MSKKPWHLDRRTFIKGLGVACMLPYFEGMAMSSFSKFIEPEIPKRLGFLYFPNGVGIPPKESAQHKNWSWFPVNEGRDYKLTKTLSPLAAYRDDISIMGGLSHPYSRNVLGHMAGDSWLTGGDLRGEYKNSISVDQYAAGKLSKFTRFPSLALSTDGGVGYKSRTSTLSFNSSGKPLPSEHRQREIFERYFSPSGGASTTERRKSLNQGKKIVDLVLEDSKNLEKRLGANDKAKLDEYLTSLNQVEQQVKRNEKWLDVPMDDFDASLINLDVDPVSAPDDYVRSMMDLMVLGFQTDSTRVMTYMMAREDGMGFGDNFPKIALGLKGHHSISHDKTTGHWEDWGRLDQWYAKHFAYFINKMKTTEDAHGSLLDNSLILYGSACSSTHNARNCPLILAGGANLGVEHGAYTKFNEKEVRLSNLFVSMLNKVDVRTESFSDSTGPLPSIL, encoded by the coding sequence ATGAGCAAAAAACCTTGGCATTTAGATCGTCGTACGTTTATTAAAGGATTGGGAGTAGCCTGTATGCTTCCATATTTTGAGGGTATGGCTATGAGTAGTTTTTCAAAATTTATAGAGCCAGAAATACCAAAACGTTTAGGTTTTCTATATTTTCCAAATGGTGTTGGAATTCCACCAAAGGAAAGTGCGCAGCACAAAAACTGGAGTTGGTTTCCTGTGAATGAAGGACGCGATTATAAGTTAACCAAAACCTTATCTCCTTTAGCGGCTTATCGTGATGATATATCTATTATGGGCGGCTTAAGTCATCCATACAGTCGTAATGTTTTAGGGCATATGGCAGGCGATTCTTGGTTAACCGGTGGTGATTTACGTGGTGAATATAAAAACAGTATTTCTGTAGATCAATATGCCGCAGGGAAACTCAGTAAATTTACGCGTTTTCCATCATTAGCATTATCGACTGATGGTGGTGTTGGTTATAAATCTAGAACATCAACGCTGTCGTTTAATTCTTCAGGAAAACCGTTACCGTCAGAGCACAGACAACGTGAAATTTTTGAACGTTATTTTTCTCCAAGTGGAGGTGCTTCAACTACAGAAAGGCGTAAAAGTTTAAACCAAGGCAAGAAGATTGTCGATTTAGTTTTAGAAGATAGTAAAAACCTAGAAAAGCGTTTAGGTGCTAATGATAAGGCGAAGTTAGATGAATATTTAACATCACTTAATCAAGTAGAGCAGCAAGTAAAAAGAAATGAAAAATGGCTAGATGTGCCCATGGACGATTTTGATGCGAGCTTAATTAATTTAGATGTAGATCCCGTTTCGGCTCCAGATGATTATGTACGCTCCATGATGGATTTAATGGTACTTGGGTTTCAAACAGATTCAACTCGTGTTATGACGTATATGATGGCGCGTGAAGATGGTATGGGCTTTGGTGATAATTTCCCTAAAATAGCTTTAGGGTTAAAAGGGCATCATAGTATTTCTCACGATAAAACAACTGGACATTGGGAAGATTGGGGACGTTTAGATCAATGGTACGCTAAACATTTTGCTTATTTTATTAATAAAATGAAAACTACAGAAGATGCGCATGGTTCTTTATTAGACAACTCGCTTATTCTTTACGGAAGTGCTTGTAGTTCTACACACAATGCAAGAAACTGTCCGCTTATTCTGGCTGGAGGTGCTAATTTGGGGGTTGAGCATGGCGCTTATACTAAATTCAATGAAAAAGAAGTACGACTGTCTAATTTGTTTGTAAGCATGCTAAACAAAGTAGATGTACGTACCGAGAGTTTTTCGGATAGTACAGGGCCATTACCTTCAATTCTTTAA
- a CDS encoding serine/threonine protein kinase related protein codes for MNVNLKNFNPFFKSLLLATLVFLASCKQETGSVVKIANSDNQWPMSGGPDGSYKIKTDLQVPVQWSVRNNENIKWKKSLPAGGQSGIAVWDDKLFFTINPPLDTPSFSELQSNYDEAKSNYDTIYTEELSFLRKEGVSAFETVFNRKNTAHNLFEVFLLSNENYQKLSSEKKKTNYNRLLNKSGAGRMFSEANKKLIDYVNSKSDRVLNSYNQFQQAENALKTRPVGTDVVLYCMDANTGETLWTRTVKGVLTSDYNYAFSDATTPCPMTDGEFVWAINASGGMACFSLEGDLVWDRTWMPTIGRPFNKQFDSVLFEDIILNVEPPLESDSTRIKEWNYLHAFNKFTGNHEWTTEAAITHYNTPVIGETSEGKPAILIARGGPHGVPERPIGLSLISLEQNNAGEALWHWEPEAPNKLSGYGALNTQHWDTEKISWIYKCEENLTVNSNTGELMSQKPLNIVDQYIYDEADKTYHLNEGVVLKNSENEFHCNMAVDDYTFYMVMHKPFIARHNIVTGKNEHLELPHEKNADDSFIWRTPQTNDGLNAKGQLHSNDTRVLGDGFQRSFLGSPVMINNYIYFTNAVGMVYVIDANAERFDESALVSVNDLGEKGKTWTVNTLSFANGHIYHRTLKETICIGK; via the coding sequence ATGAATGTTAATTTAAAAAACTTCAACCCTTTTTTCAAGTCTTTACTATTAGCAACGCTTGTATTTTTAGCGTCTTGTAAACAAGAAACTGGAAGTGTTGTAAAAATTGCCAATAGCGACAATCAATGGCCTATGTCTGGTGGACCGGATGGAAGTTATAAAATTAAAACAGATTTACAGGTTCCAGTACAATGGTCGGTTCGAAATAACGAAAATATTAAATGGAAAAAATCACTTCCTGCTGGCGGACAAAGCGGTATTGCTGTTTGGGACGATAAGTTGTTTTTTACTATTAATCCGCCTTTAGATACGCCCTCTTTTTCTGAGTTACAAAGTAATTATGATGAAGCTAAATCTAATTACGATACTATTTATACTGAAGAATTAAGCTTTTTAAGAAAAGAAGGAGTGTCTGCTTTTGAAACGGTTTTCAACCGGAAAAATACAGCGCATAATCTTTTCGAAGTCTTTTTGCTTTCTAATGAAAATTATCAAAAATTATCTTCTGAAAAAAAGAAGACTAATTATAACCGATTGCTAAATAAGAGTGGGGCAGGCCGTATGTTTTCTGAAGCCAATAAAAAACTGATTGATTATGTGAATTCAAAATCTGATCGGGTTTTAAACAGTTATAATCAATTTCAACAAGCTGAAAACGCATTAAAAACCAGACCTGTTGGGACAGATGTTGTTCTTTATTGTATGGATGCTAATACGGGTGAAACCCTATGGACGCGTACTGTAAAAGGAGTATTGACTAGCGATTATAATTATGCCTTTAGTGATGCCACAACACCTTGCCCTATGACTGACGGTGAGTTTGTTTGGGCTATTAATGCTAGTGGTGGTATGGCTTGTTTTTCGTTAGAAGGTGATTTGGTTTGGGATCGCACTTGGATGCCTACCATTGGGAGACCGTTTAATAAACAGTTCGATTCGGTGTTGTTTGAAGATATTATTTTGAATGTTGAACCACCACTTGAAAGTGATTCTACACGAATAAAAGAATGGAATTATCTACACGCTTTTAATAAGTTTACAGGAAATCACGAATGGACTACAGAAGCAGCCATTACGCATTATAATACGCCTGTAATTGGAGAAACTTCCGAAGGAAAACCAGCAATTTTAATAGCTCGTGGCGGTCCGCATGGAGTGCCAGAACGCCCTATTGGTTTGAGTTTAATAAGCTTAGAGCAAAATAATGCTGGTGAAGCTTTATGGCATTGGGAGCCCGAAGCACCAAATAAACTATCGGGTTATGGTGCTTTAAATACCCAACATTGGGATACCGAAAAAATATCGTGGATTTATAAATGTGAGGAAAATTTAACGGTAAACTCAAATACTGGTGAGTTAATGAGTCAAAAGCCTTTAAATATTGTCGATCAATATATTTATGATGAAGCTGATAAAACCTATCATTTAAATGAAGGTGTTGTTCTTAAAAATTCTGAAAACGAATTCCATTGCAATATGGCTGTAGACGATTATACCTTTTATATGGTTATGCATAAGCCATTTATTGCGCGCCATAATATTGTAACTGGTAAAAATGAACATCTAGAATTGCCTCATGAAAAAAATGCTGACGACAGTTTTATTTGGAGAACACCACAAACTAATGATGGCTTAAATGCCAAAGGACAATTGCATAGTAATGATACTCGTGTTTTGGGCGATGGCTTTCAGCGTTCGTTTTTAGGATCTCCGGTTATGATTAATAATTACATCTATTTTACAAATGCCGTAGGAATGGTGTATGTTATAGATGCCAATGCAGAGCGTTTTGATGAAAGCGCTTTAGTTTCGGTTAACGATTTAGGTGAAAAAGGAAAAACATGGACGGTAAACACCTTAAGTTTTGCTAATGGTCACATCTATCACCGAACCTTAAAAGAAACTATTTGTATTGGTAAATAA
- the gndA gene encoding NADP-dependent phosphogluconate dehydrogenase → MNNVIFIMGVSGCGKSTIGELLSQELEIPFFDGDDFHPQSNIDKMSSGVPLNDEDRHGWLVTLNDLAKSQLRDNSCIIVCSALKKSYRDILNTDIQNQVKWIHLTGNFDQILERLNKRENHFMSSNLLQSQFDALEEPKDAFVVNIGSKPKDIVENIANKIKMKSEFGLFGLGVMGKSLSRNLAQKGFSISVFNREEKGTEEDVAINFKKEHKELESTQAYSDIEAFVNSLQTPRRIMLMVNAGKITDLVIEDLIPFLSNGDILIDGGNSNYLKTKERYDYLKLKHINFIGVGVSGGEQGALKGPSIMPGGNKETYNLIKPYLESIAAKDANNLPCCTYIGEEGSGHFVKMVHNGIEYVEMQLLAEVYTILKTMGNNPDEIASILESWKPEADSYLLGITVDILRKKDGDDWLVNKIVDKAGNKGTGNWTTIATAQLGAPSTLIASALFARYTSFYKEERLLASQNFNIKRSSLDLDIQDVLNAYQFARIINHYQGIKLISEAGSAYNWELNLSEIARIWTNGCIIKSDFMVELIPILKADDNILKHTTIINKLKALKPSINKVVSQCILNELTASCLSESVNFLNAYTTSNSSANIIQAQRDYFGAHTYQRIDDDSGKFHHTNWN, encoded by the coding sequence TTGAATAATGTAATCTTTATAATGGGAGTTTCAGGCTGTGGCAAGAGTACCATTGGTGAGTTATTATCTCAAGAACTCGAAATTCCTTTTTTTGATGGGGACGATTTTCATCCGCAATCGAATATAGATAAAATGAGTAGCGGTGTGCCATTAAATGATGAAGATCGTCATGGTTGGCTGGTTACGCTTAACGATTTGGCAAAAAGTCAATTACGAGATAATAGTTGCATTATTGTTTGTTCAGCTTTAAAGAAATCTTACAGAGATATTTTAAATACAGACATTCAAAATCAAGTAAAATGGATTCATTTAACAGGAAACTTTGATCAAATTTTAGAGCGATTAAATAAACGAGAAAACCATTTTATGTCTTCCAATTTATTGCAATCGCAGTTTGATGCTTTAGAAGAACCGAAAGATGCTTTTGTTGTAAATATCGGTTCAAAACCAAAAGACATTGTTGAAAACATTGCAAATAAAATAAAGATGAAATCAGAATTCGGATTATTTGGATTAGGCGTTATGGGAAAGAGTTTAAGTAGAAACTTGGCTCAAAAAGGATTTAGTATCTCGGTGTTTAATAGAGAAGAAAAAGGAACGGAAGAAGATGTTGCTATAAACTTTAAAAAAGAACACAAGGAACTTGAGAGTACTCAAGCTTATTCTGATATTGAAGCATTTGTAAATTCATTACAAACACCAAGACGAATTATGCTCATGGTGAATGCTGGTAAAATAACAGATTTAGTAATCGAAGATTTAATTCCTTTTTTATCAAATGGTGATATTTTGATTGATGGTGGTAATTCTAATTACTTAAAAACGAAAGAACGTTACGATTATTTAAAATTAAAACACATCAATTTTATTGGTGTTGGAGTTTCTGGAGGAGAGCAAGGCGCATTAAAAGGGCCTTCTATTATGCCTGGCGGAAATAAAGAAACCTATAATTTAATAAAACCGTATTTGGAAAGTATCGCTGCCAAAGATGCTAATAACCTGCCTTGTTGTACATATATAGGTGAAGAAGGTAGTGGGCATTTTGTTAAAATGGTGCATAATGGTATTGAATATGTAGAAATGCAATTGTTGGCAGAAGTTTATACTATTCTTAAAACTATGGGAAATAATCCTGATGAAATTGCTAGCATTTTAGAATCATGGAAACCTGAAGCAGACAGTTATTTACTTGGAATTACTGTAGATATTTTAAGAAAAAAGGATGGAGATGATTGGTTAGTAAATAAAATAGTAGATAAAGCAGGAAATAAGGGTACAGGTAACTGGACCACTATTGCAACAGCTCAATTAGGCGCTCCAAGTACTTTAATCGCGTCGGCATTATTTGCGCGTTATACGTCGTTTTATAAAGAAGAAAGACTTTTGGCTAGTCAAAACTTCAATATAAAACGATCTTCATTAGATTTAGATATACAAGATGTTTTAAACGCTTATCAGTTTGCTAGAATTATTAATCATTACCAAGGTATTAAACTGATTTCTGAAGCAGGAAGCGCTTATAATTGGGAATTGAATTTAAGTGAAATTGCTCGTATTTGGACCAATGGTTGTATTATAAAATCTGATTTTATGGTAGAATTAATTCCAATTTTAAAAGCGGATGATAATATTTTAAAACACACTACCATTATTAATAAACTGAAAGCTCTGAAACCTTCAATAAATAAAGTGGTTTCTCAATGCATTTTGAATGAGTTAACAGCATCTTGTTTAAGTGAGTCTGTTAATTTTTTAAATGCGTATACAACATCAAACTCTTCAGCAAATATAATTCAAGCACAACGCGATTATTTTGGAGCACACACTTACCAACGTATCGATGATGATTCGGGTAAGTTTCACCATACCAACTGGAATTAA
- a CDS encoding polysaccharide lyase family 7 protein: MNKELKMNLKTTKSTLLILLMLCLVVLTSSCRDTNKKTEKVKSKATVYPSDVIPFMDQWRLLCGDGTKFEELANIEHEDYFYVTKDGDTDWVVYKTPNSGITSRTSSNTRTELGQKEHWTTETGGKLTGSLKVMHVSTSGDARVAASYSVVVGQIHGNKGHENEPLKIFYKKFPGHTKGSVFWNYEINTAGDDNSGRWDYSTPVWGYDMSVVGSSPTTSPEEPKDGIALGEEFSYEINVYNGIMYLTFKSEGHETKTFTKNLLKSDFAKKEDIPQQIWTLYTAIGRDGVEREQAYAGELQNFKQGAYNQTNGKNPEDNIVWSTGSETYNGDIEKQYANGCYAEVWFKNGTLAAGTDPNKE, encoded by the coding sequence ATGAATAAAGAACTTAAAATGAATCTTAAAACTACAAAATCAACATTATTAATTCTTTTAATGCTTTGCCTTGTGGTATTAACTAGCAGTTGCAGAGATACCAATAAAAAAACGGAGAAAGTAAAATCAAAAGCTACCGTTTATCCAAGTGATGTGATACCATTTATGGATCAATGGCGTCTTCTTTGTGGCGATGGAACAAAGTTTGAAGAACTAGCTAATATTGAGCATGAAGATTATTTTTATGTTACAAAAGATGGTGATACAGATTGGGTAGTTTATAAAACACCAAACTCTGGTATTACATCTCGAACCTCTAGCAATACAAGAACAGAATTAGGACAAAAAGAACATTGGACAACCGAAACAGGAGGTAAGTTAACAGGTTCGTTAAAAGTAATGCATGTTTCAACTTCCGGAGATGCAAGAGTTGCCGCTTCGTATTCAGTTGTAGTTGGACAAATTCATGGAAATAAAGGGCATGAAAATGAACCTTTAAAAATTTTTTATAAAAAATTCCCTGGCCACACCAAAGGTTCTGTGTTTTGGAATTATGAAATTAATACAGCAGGTGATGATAATTCTGGAAGATGGGATTATTCTACGCCAGTTTGGGGGTATGATATGTCTGTTGTTGGATCGAGTCCAACTACATCACCCGAAGAACCAAAAGATGGTATTGCTCTAGGTGAAGAATTTAGCTATGAAATAAACGTTTATAATGGTATTATGTATCTCACTTTTAAGAGTGAAGGTCATGAAACTAAAACATTTACTAAAAATTTGCTAAAATCTGATTTTGCAAAAAAAGAAGATATTCCTCAACAAATATGGACGTTATATACAGCAATTGGTCGTGATGGAGTTGAACGAGAGCAAGCTTATGCGGGGGAATTACAAAATTTTAAACAAGGTGCGTATAACCAAACTAATGGCAAGAATCCAGAAGATAACATCGTTTGGAGTACAGGATCTGAAACTTATAATGGAGACATCGAAAAGCAGTACGCCAATGGATGTTATGCAGAAGTTTGGTTTAAAAATGGAACCTTAGCAGCGGGTACTGATCCAAATAAAGAATAA
- the fucP gene encoding L-fucose:H+ symporter permease, translated as MNKKERIPVVSKELLFPFIIITSLFALWGIANDLTNPMVSAFKKVMPELSNIQASLVQFAFYFGYFFMAFPAALFIRRFSYKSGILLGLSLYAIGAFLFYPAAKYEEYNYFLISLWVITCGLAFLETTANPLILALGDKRTATQRLNLAQAFNPVGSLTGMIIAQVFVLQALRSDDYSAEAYNALASTELAAIRENDLSVISIPYLSLGVLVLIIMAIIVFTKIPKTAVGDKMSLSDSLKKLKANKTYLKGVLAQAACVGSQIMCWTYIFHYVDNLNETTGSNITATNYNVAAMVLFLSGRWIGTALMKKVNPPKVLMLFGLGGALASVGAIVLPGMAGLISLVAISIFMSIMFPTIYGIALKDMGDEAKIGSAGLVMAIVGGALMPIVQAAILDLGGDGLADINFLGYIPEVNLSFILPALSLAFVGYYGYSSIKTMVSNS; from the coding sequence ATGAATAAAAAAGAGCGCATTCCGGTTGTAAGTAAAGAATTATTATTTCCTTTTATCATTATAACCTCTTTGTTCGCTTTATGGGGAATTGCTAACGATTTAACCAACCCAATGGTATCTGCTTTTAAAAAAGTAATGCCCGAGTTATCTAATATTCAAGCTTCCTTAGTGCAATTTGCATTTTATTTTGGGTATTTCTTTATGGCATTTCCGGCGGCTTTATTTATTAGACGTTTTAGTTATAAATCGGGAATTCTTTTAGGTTTATCGCTTTATGCTATTGGCGCATTTTTGTTTTATCCAGCGGCTAAGTATGAAGAATACAATTATTTTTTAATTTCATTATGGGTTATTACCTGCGGATTGGCTTTTTTGGAAACCACTGCAAATCCTTTAATTCTTGCTTTAGGTGATAAAAGAACAGCGACACAGCGTTTAAACTTAGCGCAAGCTTTTAATCCTGTGGGTTCGCTTACCGGAATGATTATCGCTCAAGTTTTCGTACTCCAAGCTTTGCGTTCTGATGATTATTCAGCGGAAGCTTACAATGCTTTAGCTTCAACAGAATTGGCTGCTATTCGTGAAAATGATTTAAGTGTTATTAGTATTCCGTATTTAAGTTTAGGCGTTTTAGTGTTAATCATTATGGCGATTATTGTGTTTACAAAAATCCCTAAAACAGCAGTAGGCGATAAAATGAGTCTATCGGATTCATTAAAAAAATTAAAAGCCAATAAAACGTATTTAAAAGGTGTTTTGGCGCAAGCTGCCTGTGTGGGTTCCCAAATTATGTGCTGGACCTATATTTTTCATTATGTTGATAATCTAAATGAAACTACCGGAAGTAATATTACAGCAACTAATTACAATGTGGCTGCTATGGTTTTGTTTTTGTCTGGTAGATGGATTGGTACGGCGTTAATGAAAAAAGTAAACCCACCAAAAGTACTCATGTTATTTGGATTGGGTGGAGCTTTAGCAAGTGTAGGAGCTATTGTGTTACCTGGAATGGCTGGGTTAATTTCGTTAGTCGCTATTTCCATTTTTATGTCTATTATGTTTCCAACTATTTATGGTATTGCTTTAAAAGATATGGGCGATGAAGCTAAAATTGGCTCAGCCGGATTGGTTATGGCTATTGTTGGTGGAGCGCTTATGCCTATTGTACAGGCTGCTATTTTAGATTTAGGTGGCGATGGTTTGGCTGATATTAATTTTTTAGGCTATATACCTGAGGTTAATTTATCGTTTATTCTACCGGCATTATCATTAGCCTTTGTTGGTTATTACGGTTATAGTAGCATAAAAACAATGGTAAGTAATTCTTAA